Proteins from a single region of Gossypium arboreum isolate Shixiya-1 chromosome 1, ASM2569848v2, whole genome shotgun sequence:
- the LOC108465563 gene encoding uncharacterized protein LOC108465563, protein MFRLLESVSGVSTRTVGRGSIFERLQANRVKIFRDIFGVAPNVAEYWLEAIEGIMDDLDCTVEQKLKGAMSLLRDEAYQWWLTGSKIVAEYEAEFLRLSRYTRGIVATEYQHCVHFEDGLQDELHVLIAPQKEQDFAIRIEKAKIAEDVKHSERQNREKDRGRNKRDFRPLSSFSGPKKKPRFDGPVRAGVPVVTARLQPYIDCGRAHQGECWKRTGACFRCGSMDHQVRNCTQRPVQMQAAGQGHVQLGRGGQQPLRGRGQARGGNSFGRGRGTSGRGVGSTEGRQPGLVYAVHRREDSDTPNVITGTFLIYNVPYTALIDIGSTHSYVTCTVSSEITVLSPLGQSVRINKLFRDMPLKVQGVVFLADLMELPFGEFDLILGIDWLVKHCASLDSPAKRMVLRILRVRRWS, encoded by the exons ATGTTCCGCCTCCTAGAGAGTGTTTCTGGAGTGAGTACTAGAACAGTGGGCCGAGGGTCAATTTTTGAGCGACTCCAGGCTAATAGAGTGAAAATCTTTAGGGATATTtttggtgtagctccgaatgtggcagaatattggttagaggctatCGAAGGAATAATGGATGATCTTGACTGTACTGTGGAACAGAAGTTAAAAGGAGCAATGTCTTTATTGCGAGAtgaggcctaccaatggtggctcACT GGGAGTAAGATAGTGGCAGAGTACGAGGCAGAGTTTCTACGGCTAAGTCGTTATACACGTGGTATAGTAGCGACTGAGTATCAACACTGTGTGCATTTCGAGGATGGCCTCCAAGATGAGTTGCATgtgctgatagctccacagaaggAGCAAGACTTTGCTATCCGTATTGAAAAGGCAAAAATTGCCGAGGATGTAAAGCACTCAGAGCGCCAGAACCGTGAAAAAGATAGGGGCAGAAATAAGAGGGATTTTAGGCCCTTGAGTTCTTTTAGTGGGCCTAAGAAGAAGCCTAGATTTGATGGGCCAGTCCGAGCTGGGGTTCCTGTTGTTACTGCTAGACTGCAGCCTTACATTGATTGTGGGAGAGCTCACCAGGGTGAGTGCTGGAAAAGAACTGGGGCATGCTTCAGATGTGGGTCTATGGATCATCAGGTTAGGAATTGTACTCAGAGGCCTGTTCAGATGCAAGCTGCAGGTCAGGGCCATGTTCAGCTAGGGAGAGGTGGTCAGCAGCCACtaagaggccgtggtcaggccagaggtggaaacaGTTTTGGACGAGGTCGTGGAACATCAGGCCGAGGTGTTGGTAGCACTGAGGGAAGGCAGCCTGGACTGGTCTATGCTGTTCATCGTCGAGAAGATAGTGACACTCCTAATGTCATAACGGGTACGTTCCTAATTTATAATGTACCATACACTGCCTTAATTGATATTGGGTCTACACACTCGTATGTTACATGCACAGTTTCTAGTGAGATAACTGTGTTAAGTCCACTGGGACAGTCAGTTAGGATAAATAAGTTATTTAGAGATATGCCCCTGAAGGTTCAAGGAGTAGTCTTTCTGGCAGATTTGATGGAATTACCGTTTGGTGAATTCGACCTTATATTGGGTATAGATTGGCTAGTGAAACACTGTGCAAGTTTGGATAGTCCTGCTAAGCGTATGGTGTTGAGGATTCTGAGGGTGAGGAGGTGGTCATGA